The Pocillopora verrucosa isolate sample1 chromosome 14, ASM3666991v2, whole genome shotgun sequence genome has a segment encoding these proteins:
- the LOC131785787 gene encoding neuropeptide SIFamide receptor-like — translation MTVHTTVRRFFENSSQSTSHAASSHSDQACKITADSALEVTAKALAYIFIFLVSFFGNIFLLVVIYKKKQLRRSINYFVFNMAVSDLFNPLTIMTVKIVEIISGSSSWKVDRPWLLGNILCKLAYFLPDVSVVVSIGSLLLISIDRLIAVVFPLRAKLISSKVRLISILSTWFVAIAIHAPYFYSFKLIPHENETYCELNWGPAFDHMKTHRGFVTATFISFIPIPICVLASVYSIIVWTIRKKNKKTKEKLSCRQNHRDRQLRNIVRLAVAIMISFVSCMTPLLIYLFLIIFLWNWESPPICALQTVLPFICVFLMHSWSAVNPCICFIFSKNYRNGIRQCFHCNCLSRRISGLPEKYQMQTTTSSYGDSSLRTHSSSVHFVSYSRKA, via the coding sequence ATGACTGTCCACACAACCGTGAGACGTTTCTTCGAAAACAGCTCACAGTCAACCAGCCATGCAGCCTCGAGTCATTCCGACCAAGCTTGTAAAATAACAGCCGACTCCGCTCTAGAAGTTACAGCTAAAGCTCTGgcttatattttcattttcctggtTTCCTTTTTCGGAAATATCTTTCTTCTTGTggtcatttacaagaaaaagcAGCTACGAAGATCCATCAACTACTTCGTTTTCAACATGGCTGTATCCGACCTCTTCAACCCTTTGACCATCATGACTGTGAAGATCGTTGAGATCATTTCAGGATCGAGTTCCTGGAAAGTTGATCGTCCGTGGCTGCTAGGAAACATTCTATGCAAACTTGCCTACTTTCTGCCAGATGTTTCCGTCGTGGTTTCCATCGGAAGCCTTCTTTTGATCTCGATAGACAGGCTCATCGCTGTCGTCTTTCCACTGAGAGCCAAACTTATTTCCTCAAAAGTACGATTGATCAGCATTCTAAGCACGTGGTTTGTCGCCATCGCCATCCATGCACCTTATTTCTACAGTTTCAAATTGATCCCCCACGAAAATGAAACGTATTGTGAGTTGAATTGGGGACCGGCATTCGACCACATGAAAACACACAGAGGATTTGTTACGGCAACTTTCATCAGTTTCATCCCCATTCCCATTTGTGTCCTGGCCAGTGTGTATAGCATTATTGTATggacaataagaaaaaagaacaaaaaaactaaagagaaaCTGTCTTGTCGCCAAAACCATCGAGATCGACAGCTGAGAAACATTGTCAGATTGGCAGTGGCCATTATGATTTCCTTCGTTTCCTGCATGACTCCCCTGcttatctatttatttcttataatttttttgtggaatTGGGAATCCCCACCCATTTGTGCACTTCAGACAGTTCTCCCATTTATTTGTGTATTTCTTATGCATTCGTGGAGTGCGGTAAATCCctgcatttgttttatctttagCAAGAACTACCGCAACGGCATTAGGCAATGTTTTCATTGTAATTGCCTCAGTCGCAGAATATCAGGTTTGCCAGAGAAATACCAAATGCAAACGACGACGAGCTCCTACGGAGACAGCTCCCTTCGGACCCATTCAAGTAGCGTACACTTTGTCTCATACAGCAGAAAAGCTTGA